One part of the Eucalyptus grandis isolate ANBG69807.140 chromosome 10, ASM1654582v1, whole genome shotgun sequence genome encodes these proteins:
- the LOC104422273 gene encoding LOW QUALITY PROTEIN: probable serine/threonine-protein kinase PBL16 (The sequence of the model RefSeq protein was modified relative to this genomic sequence to represent the inferred CDS: inserted 1 base in 1 codon), giving the protein MGNCLCRWEPSIYRVSSNAKSESPKYGSPSVKHKRDESKLPSNPAEVEDLRRDTAANPLIAFTYSELRIITANFRQDQVLGGGGFGSVYKGFISEDLREGLEPLQVAVKVHDGDNSYQGHREWLAEVIFLGQLSHPNLVKLIGYCCEDEHRVLIYEYMARGSVEHNLFSRVLLPLPWSIRMKIAFGAAKGLAFLHEAEKSVIYRDFKTSNILLDEEYNAKLSDFGLAKDGPEGDKSHVSTRIMGTYGYAAPEYIMTGHLTPRSDVYSYGVVLLELLXGRKSLDKSRPAREQNLTDWALPLLKEKKKILNLVDPRLDGDYPIKGVQKAAMLAYHCLNRNPKARPLMRDIVDSLEPLLVNDEGLTETTVTVISNEVPAADTKR; this is encoded by the exons ATGGGAAATTGCTTGTGTAGATGGGAGCCTTCGATTTACAGAGTCTCCTCCAATGCTAAGTCAG AATCCCCTAAGTACGGGAGCCCATCCGTGAAACATAAAAGGGATGAAAGTAAATTACCGTCAAATCCTGCGGAAGTGGAAGATCTGCGCCGTGACACAGCTGCCAATCCGCTGATTGCATTCACCTATAGCGAGCTGAGGATCATCACTGCAAATTTCAGGCAAGATCAGGTGTTGGGTGGCGGTGGATTTGGAAGCGTGTACAAAGGGTTTATCTCAGAGGATTTGCGGGAGGGGCTGGAGCCTCTCCAAGTTGCTGTAAAGGTTCATGACGGCGATAACAGTTATCAAGGCCACCGTGAGTGGCTG GCAGAAGTCATATTCCTGGGGCAGCTTTCTCATCCGAATTTGGTGAAATTGATCGGGTACTGCTGCGAAGATGAACATCGAGTGTTGATATACGAGTACATGGCTCGGGGTAGCGTGGAACATAACTTATTTTCGA gAGTATTGCTTCCTCTTCCATGGTCTATCAGAATGAAAATTGCATTCGGTGCTGCCAAAGGTCTTGCTTTCCTCCATGAAGCTGAGAAGTCGGTCATCTACCGTGATTTCAAGACGTCTAATATTCTCTTAGATGAG GAGTATAATGCCAAGCTCTCTGATTTTGGTCTTGCGAAAGATGGACCTGAAGGAGACAAATCACATGTTTCCACTCGCATAATGGGAACATATGGATATGCTGCGCCAGAATATATAATGACAG GGCATTTGACTCCACGGAGTGATGTATACAGCTATGGCGTAGTCCTTCTAGAACTTC ACGGGAGAAAATCCTTGGATAAGTCTAGGCCTGCACGGGAGCAAAACCTCACAGATTGGGCCCTTCCTTTGcttaaagagaagaagaagatactcAACCTTGTGGATCCGAGGCTGGATGGCGATTATCCCATCAAAGGAGTGCAAAAAGCGGCGATGCTCGCCTACCATTGCTTGAACCGGAACCCCAAAGCTAGGCCTCTCATGAGAGACATAGTAGATTCCTTGGAGCCTCTTCTGGTAAATGATGAGGGTTTGACCGAGACTACTGTGACTGTGATTAGTAACGAAGTTCCCGCTGCAGATACAAAACGATAG